The Trichomycterus rosablanca isolate fTriRos1 chromosome 13, fTriRos1.hap1, whole genome shotgun sequence sequence TGCAGCTCTTTAACATATTTTAGATAAGAATATCTGTAACGTGTGTGCAAGTTAAATTCCAACAAATGTTGGTTTTGCTATGTATCCCATCACAaaacaaaattttattttattgtagcaTCATACATTCCACACATCTTTGCAAGCATCCTCTACACATcttttatatttacagtgtCTCAGCTGATACTCCCTTGATAAGTTTAGAGCATCACGTCATTAAGTAAAATAAGAGAAGGTAAAGGAGGCTGTACATAGTGGTGCCCACATTCAGATGAAATACATTTTGATGCCGAGTTTACATGAGACTAGTTCTTAGTCAGCCGAAGTAACCTCTGGATGTCGGGTTCTATGCCAGTGGTCTGGAAATTTTTGCTGTATCTTTTAAAGGGCTCGCCCTCTGGGCCAATCAGGAACTTCTCAAAATTCCACGAGATATCCGTCCGACTGATGGGGCTCCATACCAAGAACTTGGGGTCCTGCATAAGGGAGACTGGGTCATCATCAGGATATGGAAGCTTGTCTTTCAGGTATGCAAAGACAGGATGTGTGTTGGAACCATTCACGTCACACTTCTGAAAAATAGTGAAGGCGGGTTCATACCCTCCACCTGGTCGTACATGCTTTAGGGAGCTTGGGATCTCTGCATTTGTGCAGTTTTCCTAAAGGGTGGGGAGAAAAAAAGAAGGTCAAAACATAATAAcatcaaaaataataacatggaCATACAATAGGACACACAAGGC is a genomic window containing:
- the gpx2 gene encoding glutathione peroxidase 2 translates to MTFIAKTFYDLCATTLEGDSIDFNVYRGRVVLIENVASLUGTTTRDYSQLNELQRRYPHRLVVLAFPCNQFGYQENCTNAEIPSSLKHVRPGGGYEPAFTIFQKCDVNGSNTHPVFAYLKDKLPYPDDDPVSLMQDPKFLVWSPISRTDISWNFEKFLIGPEGEPFKRYSKNFQTTGIEPDIQRLLRLTKN